The following DNA comes from Deltaproteobacteria bacterium.
TCTGAGCATTGCTGGTTAAGTATATCTTCCGCGCGACGAATCTTGAGAATCTTCGCTCCGCCAAGGTTACAAGTTACGATTTTACCATCAACGTCCATGGTTAAGACGCCATTGCTCATACTTTCGAGCATACTCTCGTTGTAGTTTTTCATACTCTGAACGTCGTCAAAGAGCTTTGCGTTCTCTAGCGCAATCGAAATTTGCGCGGTAAATGCCTTGAGCCGACCCTCATCTTCGTCTGTAAACGCACCGCCGCGCTTATTTAGCATCTGAGTTACGCCAATGACTCGGCCTTGCTTGTTAACCAACGGCACACAGAGAATCGACCGCGTGAAATAACCGGTTTGCTTATCAAAGCTGGGGTTAAATCTAAGATCTGCGTAGGCGTAAGGTATATTCACTGTTCGAGCAGAGGAAAAAACCGTTCCGGCGATACCAACATGGTTCGGGAATCGTATCTGCTTTACCTCAAGACCTTGCCCGACTTCTGTATAGAGTTCGTTCGCTCTCTCATCATTTAAGAAGAGTGTGCCACGGTCGGCATCCAAAAGCCTCGTCGCTTCGCTCATCACCTTTTTAAGTAGGTGGGTCAGCTTAATCTCCGAAGTAATATCGGCCACGATGTCGAGGAACTGATTCTCCTCATCGCGCTTTTGCTGCATTCTTTCCATGGCCTGCATCGTCTTCAAGGCCAGAGCTGCCTGGTTCGCCATGGTCTCCAAGTAATGCTGATCCTCGAGGTCAAACATCCCACCCGTTTTATTGATAGCCTGCGCCACACCGATGACTTCATTTTTGACCGTTTGAATCGGCACGCAAAGAATATTCTCGGTTTTGTAGCCTGTCTTTTCATCAACCGAACAATCAAAACGCTCGTCATCATAAGCATTACTTACAAGCGCGCTGCGGCCTCTTGTAAAGACCCAGCCAGCGATCCCGACGTTGTTGATGATTCGAATTTCTCGGTGAAAATTTCCGACCAAAACACGAGAGTAAAGCTCACCCGTATGCTCATCATTCAAAAACAGAGTTCCTCTATCGGCCCTCGTTTCGGCAACAATGATCTCTAAGAACGTCTCCAAGGATTCCTGAGTAGAGCTGCAGGCTGCCATGCGTTGTGATATCTCAAGCAACATCTCGGCACGTTTGAGGCGAGCTTCGGCTTGAGACAGCTGAACACGAAGGCCACCTTTAGCCTTGGCCTTTGGATTTGCTTTTGACTTAGTCCCTTTGGGAGCTGGAACATTCTCAGGATCCTTCATGGGATGCCTCCAATTGTTTACGCAGTTCGCGAATTGCTTCTTCAAGATGCTTCACTTCTCTCCGATGGATATTACGCTCTTGCGTCAATGACTCGGAATAGTCGCTCCGCCAAGCCTCCAGCTCAACTCTTAGAGAGCGGACTGTGTCTTGTAGATCTCGTTCGTTTTTTCGATGGCCTTGATTCATTTCTTCGGTCGCAACATCACGCCTCACTACGATATGCTCTAACTCTCCGCGCAAGGCGACCACCGTTTCGACCAACATGCGGTGGTTCTTTTGGGCGACGGTCTGCTCTTGCTCCACTGCTAAATCCATTATGGACTTTAAGCGTTCAAGCTCATCTCGCAAGCTTCTGATGGTCAGCTCCAACTGACGAACCTCAGTTTGGGCCTTGGACCTCTGCTCTAGGAGCGCACGTGCATGCTCAGATGAACTCTTTTCTAGCTCGTCACGCAGAGTTTGAATGGTTTTCTGGAGTAATGAAACTTCGCTCGCGGTATGCGCTCGCTCAAGCTGAAGACTTTCTTGCGCTTCATAAGCAGCGTTCTCAAGCTGATCGCGAAGCTCAGTAATAGTCTGGGTAAGGAGGAAGCTGTCTCGACCCGCCTCATGCTTCACTTCTTCGAGACTGATACGGGATTCTGCTTCAGTGTCCTCAAGTTGGAGGCGGATACCGTGAATGGTCTCCTGAAGCTGTGATTTTTCCGCCTGGTAGGATTTGACTGCGCGGTCAACGACCTGATCGCGCCCCTCAAAAACTTCTTCCATTTGCCGGCGCATCGCAGTGATAATGACGCGCATTTCACGTAATTGAAGCTCGGTTTTTTCGCCAGTCGGCTCGTGCCCGTCGTTCATCCCAAAATCTCCCCGAATCCTAAGGCTACTTTATCTGCAGCAGCACTTAGGAGCCAGCGGATTGAGGCGACTTAGGCTTAATCGCGGGGGTTCAAATCACCCTCGGCAAGAATGTAATCCGATGTGTGTACAATTCGGCCATTCTCAAGGCCAATTGGAGCAGCATTCTCAGCTCCAACCAGGCTTCCCACATCTACCGCCGGTATTTCTACGGCAGTCACAACATCAGCCAATAAAACAGGCAGAAGGTGGGGCAACATCGACGATATCAAGGCTCCGAGTTCCGATGCCAGCGGAGAGTTATCCACTCGAGAGACTTCGACGAAAAGTTCCGGCTGCTCATCAAACTCAAGGATAATCTTGGTACCATCTACCGCTAAAGCCAGGCTGCCATCTACTCGAGCTGATACGGTGGCCTCAATGTTCATCGGGATATAGGGAATCTCTTCGCCTGCATCGCCGCTCATGCCTGCCATAAGAGCACCGGCATCCACACGCGTTTGTACAAGAATGTTCCCAAGCCCCATCATCATTCCCGTCTCACCGGTTCCTGGCATGACCACTGGAGGAGAAAGAACCTGAACAGTTGCCGCCTCAACGGCATCAGGAAGATTATCACCCATCTGCTCAACAACATCGATATTCATTGCCCCGCTGTACCAGGTGGCCCAAAACATCTGATTGATAAAATCATCACTGATGGCCAAGCCAAAATCTGACTGTGGGTCAAAGGTAGGTACGGAAGAACCTCTAAAGATAGCACCGCGAGCATCTTCAGGGATATTTTCACCGCGTACCGTTGGTACCAACTGCGCATCAAAAGCAATCATGCCGGCGCCTTGCATTGCCGCATCATCGCAGTCCGAATTCGAACCACAAAATTCAATTTGGCTAAACTGTGTGGCTACGCTCAATTGAGCTTCCATGGGAGCTGGTAAGCCTACGACAGACTGGGGTGCGAATTGACCTAAGGCTTCTTCAAGCATCGGCGCGATTTCATTTCTCACCTTGTCTTGAAGAATCGATTCCACTTCTGACTCAATGGTGCTTCGTGCCGCATTACTGATGGCATCACATGCAAAGTCGACCAGACCACAATCAACATCAACGCTCGTTCCAGAAAAGTCAGCGACAAAGTCATCCAATGCGATGGTTGGCTGACCGTCTACGTAAGAGACACCGAACGTTCCATCAATCAGGACACTCTGAATTCCAACATCTACTGTGGTTTCTACATCTGCCCAAGTTACATCAAAAAGCATGCAAGTTGATGCTGTGGCCCAAACCTCCAACGGAACCTGTATCGAATCGACGCTAAGCTGAAACTCGATGCCTCCGTCTACGATGTTCAATGAGTGAACCCACGGACCATCCATTGAAAGCTCGACGCTTGCATCACTGTTTCGGCTAAGAAGGTATGACGTGTCGGTATTTCCACCGTGGCAATTTGCAGAGTAGGGGTCTTCGGCCAAAACCGTACCAGCCGGAATCTCTGTATCAAGCTCAATGTTCATCGCCGCTGCCTGCGCAATGGATGCGAGGTCATTCAAAGTCTCTCGCTCGCCATCGTCCACAAAGGATTGAGATACCCGAGCCACAACGGCGTTGCTGATCATCGCATCCTCATTCACCTCAGTTACTGCGGGTAAATAGGCAGGACTTCGGTAGTAGGCATGAGCCACATAGGAAACATTGCCACATGAGTCTTCGCTGCTCGCACTCACAACCGACATTCCCCAGCGGCTTGTTTGCGATGTTTCAATCGTATGCTGGGCATCACCCGACGCAATGTCTTGATTCACACCATCAACCACGACCTTACGAACCGAACTCACACTATCCTCAGCAGCAACCCAAACTGAAACCTCAGCATCATCGTAGTCGCCAAGTCGAAGCATTTCGCCGCGAAGAGGAGCCAATATTTCTAGCTCAGGAGCCGTTTCATCCACGTGAATCGTTTGCGTGAACACTGCGGGCTCAACATTCGTGGCGGTCGAACCACTGAGCGCAATCGTTAAGTCAAACTCACCCTCAACGGAGAATTTGAAACCGCTTTCGAGGTCACCTGTCACACCCGTGTCTGGAATGAATTGAACATCGAGTGCTGGTCGCTCAATTTGATTACCAAATGAATCCAGGACTGTGACTGTTAAGGGAATCGCAACGTTTTGCAGCAGGCAATCGCTATCATCGGTATCTACATGCAGGGAAGCTGCCAAGCCGGGAATCACTTTAAGGTCGACACCGTCGCTATCAACAAACACACCGTTGGTGCTCGCGCAGGCCACATGCAAATCACCGGCTGCCTCAGGGTAAAGCGTTACTCGCTCATCCAAAACCTTTGTTTCGGTGTCCGCTGAATCCGTCACCAGCCCAACCGCGGGGCCAGAAACCCTCACACCCGATGCGTCGAGGTAATAACACTTAACATCAACACTACCGCCAGCTTCCACTTCAAGGCCTGGCGCAACCGTATGGATGGTTACCGGACCAGCGGAAACAGTATCGCCCGCTGCAGCCTCAGTTGGTGCGGCTGGACTTAAAGTTGAGCCTGGCTGTGCTGAGGTACATGCAACCAGTGCGAGTATTGTCGTGAGGCTGAAGAATGTAGATTTCATTGTTATTTCCCTGCTGAAAAAATCATATGGCTTTGGTTCAGATTCGGCAGGAAGAACGAGAAGTTGCTTAAAAAAGCGGCGGTAGAAGGAAAAATATGCAAACAGCCACCAAGATTACGGCGAAGAATTAACAAAGCAACACAGCGGGGGGCCTAAGCAGCTAATTTAATTGAACTTTAGGAGCACGAATGCAACAATAAAGTGATGAAATCCATTTCGATCACTCCCGAGCTCAAACTGCGTCATTTAACCGAAAATGATGCGCCTGAGGTCTTTGCACTCGTTGACCGCAACCGAGAACGGCTGCGTAGCTGGATGCCTTGGGTGGATGCTACACGGACCCAGCAAGACTCCTTGGCCTTTATTCAAAGCCGCATCAAAGACCAAAGCAGGGGAGACCATCAATTCGGAATCATTCACCATAAAAGGATAGCCGGA
Coding sequences within:
- a CDS encoding GAF domain-containing protein; translated protein: MKDPENVPAPKGTKSKANPKAKAKGGLRVQLSQAEARLKRAEMLLEISQRMAACSSTQESLETFLEIIVAETRADRGTLFLNDEHTGELYSRVLVGNFHREIRIINNVGIAGWVFTRGRSALVSNAYDDERFDCSVDEKTGYKTENILCVPIQTVKNEVIGVAQAINKTGGMFDLEDQHYLETMANQAALALKTMQAMERMQQKRDEENQFLDIVADITSEIKLTHLLKKVMSEATRLLDADRGTLFLNDERANELYTEVGQGLEVKQIRFPNHVGIAGTVFSSARTVNIPYAYADLRFNPSFDKQTGYFTRSILCVPLVNKQGRVIGVTQMLNKRGGAFTDEDEGRLKAFTAQISIALENAKLFDDVQSMKNYNESMLESMSNGVLTMDVDGKIVTCNLGGAKILKIRRAEDILNQQCSDVFVGENSWMVERVKKVRESNRPETIVDAEIQCDKERVSINININPLLNSEGKSLGTMLVMEDISSEKRIKSTMSRYMNPQLAEQMLAGGEDVLGGKSVKATILFSDIRSFTSITEQLGAAGTVSMLNEYFTDMVEAIQGEGGMLDKFIGDAIMAGFGVPVSYEDDEDRAMRAAINMFKRLAALNKVRQLRGEAPIEMGVGLNTDMVISGNIGSPKRMDYTMIGDGVNLAARLESACKTYSAQILISEYTYASLKGTYRMREVDKVIVKGKSEPVSIYEVLDFHTEETFPNLMEVVSQFNSGIEHYRKGEWGKATSAFEKALANNRNDKVSQMYIDRCETLKNQDLGDDWNGVWVMKTK
- a CDS encoding GNAT family N-acetyltransferase: MKSISITPELKLRHLTENDAPEVFALVDRNRERLRSWMPWVDATRTQQDSLAFIQSRIKDQSRGDHQFGIIHHKRIAGLIGFVRSNPEQGSSMLGYWLDAQEVGKGLITRSTEALLKLGFTKLGLKKIIIRAQPTNIRSCAVPERLGF